The Impatiens glandulifera chromosome 8, dImpGla2.1, whole genome shotgun sequence genome includes a window with the following:
- the LOC124911215 gene encoding polyol transporter 5-like produces the protein MEIENQRPRSNPSSRTANKGRLNKYALACAMLASTNSILLGYDIGVMSGAVLYIKDNLKISRTQVEILVGSLNVCSLIGSLASGKTSDMIGRRYTIVLSAATFLIGAVLMGLAPSFSYLMAGRVIAGIGVGYSLMIAPVYTAELAPAMSRGFLSSLPEVFINIGILIGYIFNYALSGLPEHINWRLMLGIAGFPAIAIAGGVAMMPESPRWLVMKGRLEEAREILIKTSVDEDEANERLHQITKAAEDIMHTTADGGGGSEISQSNWKGQGVWKELLLHPTKPIRRMLIAAIGINFFMQASGNDAVVYYTPEVFKAAGIHKRKQLVGVTIIMGLAKTSCVLISALHLDKYGRRPLLLLGSSGMAISLALLGLGSRYLQHSDQKPTWAIVLCVIALCADVSFFSIGLGPITWVYSSEIFPSRLRAQGSSLAVSVNRVVSGVVSMTFLTITGKITFGGMFFILSGIMVIATVFFYYWLPETKGKTLEEIESIFEDK, from the exons atgGAGATCGAAAACCAGAGACCCAGATCCAATCCTTCTTCAAGAACAGCAAACAAAGGACGTCTCAACAAGTATGCACTTGCCTGCGCAATGCTAGCTTCCACCAATTCAATCCTCTTGGGTTATG ATATCGGTGTAATGAGTGGAGCTGTGTTATACATTAAGGATAATCTCAAAATCTCAAGAACCCAAGTTGAAATCTTAGTCGGTTCATTGAATGTCTGTTCTCTAATCGGATCTTTAGCCTCCGGCAAAACCTCCGACATGATCGGTCGGCGATACACAATAGTACTCTCCGCTGCCACATTCTTAATAGGCGCAGTTTTAATGGGTCTCGCCCCATCCTTCAGTTACCTAATGGCCGGAAGAGTCATCGCCGGAATCGGCGTCGGATATTCCCTCATGATCGCTCCTGTCTACACCGCCGAACTTGCTCCGGCGATGTCACGTGGTTTCCTATCCTCTCTGCCGGAAGTCTTCATCAATATCGGAATATTAATCGGGTACATCTTCAATTACGCCCTTTCCGGTTTACCTGAACATATAAACTGGAGATTAATGCTGGGTATCGCCGGTTTTCCTGCAATCGCGATCGCCGGAGGTGTAGCGATGATGCCGGAATCTCCTAGATGGTTGGTTATGAAAGGCAGATTGGAAGAAGCCAGAGAGATTCTAATTAAAACATCTGTAGATGAAGACGAAGCTAACGAAAGACTTCACCAGATTACAAAGGCGGCGGAAGATATTATGCACACCACCGCCGACGGCGGCGGCGGCTCAGAAATTTCACAGAGCAATTGGAAGGGACAGGGAGTTTGGAAAGAGCTTCTTCTTCACCCAACAAAACCGATTCGACGAATGCTTATCGCTGCGATCGGAATAAACTTCTTCATGCAAGCTTCCGGCAACGACGCCGTCGTATATTACACGCCGGAAGTATTCAAAGCCGCCGGAATCCATAAACGGAAGCAGCTCGTCGGCGTTACTATTATAATGGGGTTAGCGAAGACATCTTGTGTGTTAATCTCAGCCCTACATTTGGACAAATATGGTAGAAGGCCTCTTTTATTATTGGGCTCATCTGGTATGGCTATTTCACTTGCTTTATTGGGCTTGGGCTCAAGATATTTACAACACTCGGATCAAAAACCAACATGGGCTATTGTGTTATGTGTAATTGCATTGTGTGCTGACGTGTCTTTCTTTTCTATTGGGCTTGGGCCCATTACTTGGGTTTACTCGTCGGAAATATTCCCGTCGCGACTAAGGGCACAAGGGTCGAGTTTAGCGGTTTCGGTTAATCGGGTGGTGAGCGGGGTTGTGTCGATGACGTTCTTGACGATTACCGGGAAGATCACGTTTGGTGGGATGTTCTTTATACTGTCGGGTATAATGGTAATTGCGACGGTTTTCTTTTACTATTGGCTGCCAGAAACCAAAGGCAAGACATTGGAAGAAATCGAGTCGATTTTTGAggataaataa